The following nucleotide sequence is from Leptolyngbya sp. SIO1E4.
CACGAGATGAGATCATGTCCAACCAACGTGCCAAAAAAATAAAACGTCGCAAGACGCAAGATTCCCTCAAGCGTAGTCGCAGCGTCAGTAGTCTCGCTGGGCGCTCCAGTCGTCGCCGCTTGACCCAAGGGGGAGACAGCGATGGGGCTGGGGGCTCCTCCCGGCGGACTCGCAGTAAAAGTGTGCCCACCTCGGGGCGGGTTGAAGCGCGGCGGGCACGGGCGAATACGGTGGTGTCGCGAGATTCTTCGGCATCGCCTACAGTGGCAAAACCACCGGGCTTACGGCGGCAAAATGCCAGCCGGGATGTCAACAAGGCTGAACCAACCGAGGAGCCGCAGCCAAAAATCGACCTTGGTAAAGGTCGAATGATCTATCCAGTTACCAAGGGAGGGGTGACCGAGTACCTGCCCGCCCGGAGCCATGCCAGTGAGTCTGAAATTGAGGCCGGAGCATTTGTAGAGGATGAGGCGACCCGTAGCGAGCCGGTGAATACCATTGCCGACGCCTCGAATTTTGACCGACCCACCGTCACCGATGCTAAAACCGGGCGCACCTTATTTGCCACCACCACCACAAATAGCAAAGGTGAGGAGGAGACTGAATATCTCCCCCGCCAGAGTGAGGCCACGCCCCTGGAGTTAAGTGCCGGGAAATATATTCCAGAGAACACCCCCAGCGTGGGTGAAGAGTTGGATCAACCCCCCAGGCTAGACCCGGATAATCACAATCGCAAACTGTTTGCCACTCAGGCGGCGGACGGCAGTATTGAATACTATCCGAAAAAGAATCAGGCCACGGCCAAAGAACTGGCAGAGGGTCGATATTTGGAAGGGTTTGCCGCCAAGGATCCGGTGAATAAGCTGAAAGCTCCAGCGGACCTGAAAGGGAAGCGTCCGACCATGAAGGAAGCCAGAACAGGTCGGACGTTATTTGCGACGGCGGCATTGAACAGCAAAGGTGAGGAAACCAAGACCGAATATCTGCCCCGCCAAAGTGATGCCACAACTGAGGAACTCAATGCCGGGAAATATATCCCAGAGAAAGCCTCGATCGCGGGGGAGGAGGTAGACCAACCGTCCAAGCCTGACCCCGATAATCCGGATCGCACTCTGTTTCCCACCGAGGCTGATGATGGCAGTATTCAATATTTTCCCCGCAAGAATCAGGCCACGGCGCAAGAACTGGCAGAGGGGCGATATCTGGAAGGATTTGCCGCTAAAGATCCGGTAAATCGGCTCCTTGACCCATCCGAGCTGAAGGGTGACCGCCCAACGGTGACCGAGCACAGCACGGGACGAACGGTGTATGCCACGGCGGTGCTGGACAGCGAGGGAAATAAAACAAAAACCGAATATCTGCCCCGGCAAAGTGAAGCGACGATAGAGGAACTCAATGCGGGGAAATATATCCCAGAAAAAGCCTCGATCGCGGGGGAGGAATTATTTCAACCGCCCCGAAAAGACCCCGATAATCCGGATCGCAAACTATTTGCCACCCAGGCTGATGACGGCAGTATCCAATACTATCCGAAAAAGAATCAGGCCACGGCTCAAGAACTGGCGGAGGGTCGCTATCTAGAAGGATTTGCCGCCAAAAATCCGGTGAATACCATTGAAGATGCCTCGCAGTATAAGCGTCCGACGGTCACGGAGTTTCCTTCGGGACGGACGGTGTTTGCCACAACCCTCACCAACGGGTTCGGGAAACAGAAGACGGAATATCTGCCCCGTCAAAGTGAGGCGACCGAACAGGAATTGCTGACAGGGAAGTATATCCCAGAGAAAGCCTCGATGGTGGAGGCGGTTTTAAACAAGCGGCCTAGATATGACTTTGGTCAGCAGCGAGATCTGTTTGCGGTGAAAGCCGAGGATGGCAGTACACAGTACTGGCCGAAAAAGAGTCAAGCCACAGCTAAGGAGCTTTCAGAAGGGCGATATGTGGAGGATGAGGCGCTCAGTCAAAATGCTCCCCTTGGCCCGGCCAATGCCATGAGCAATGCCGCGCCAAAGTTTGATGCTGAAAACAATCGCAAAATTTTTGCGGTGATTACGAAGGAGGGTGACACGCGCTATTTACCCCAAAAAAGCGAAGCCACTTCGCAGGAGAAAACTCAGGGATTATTTATCCCCGATGATGTGGTGGACGCCCATGAGAGCAAACGCCGCCGCACGGCACTTAAGGACGGTTCTGCTGATCAGGCATTACGCCGTGCTCAGCGGGCGGCAAGGTAGGAGAAGATAAACAATGATTTCACTGGTTTTGCCCTTACTGGATCAAGGCAGTTCTTGATAAGACTAGTGCAGCGTCAAAGCTAAAAATTAGGGTTGAGCCAGGGAATGGGCAATAGGCAATGGGCAGTAGTGTATTGATGGAAGTTTGGATACACTTAGTTAAGTCGTTTTATTGTTTAACTGTTGATTGAAGGAGATAATTATGTCATTCAAAAAAGGGTTGATTAAAGGTAAAAAGAAACAACGTAAAAGAGCCTATACCACGGATGATATTAGCAGTAAATCTTCTCAAATCAATCAATCGAGAAGAACTGTAGCTTCTCGCACTACGGATGACATAGGCGATAAACAGCAGCTCGAACAATTTAATGCACAGCGCGATAAGTTAACCCGAGATTACCAAGAAGCCATGGATCGGGATCCTCTTTCTACTGAGACTAAGTTGCTAAGAATGGAGATTAACGACCTGGATAACAAGATATTCAAACGTGTTGAAAAAGATTTGGTTGATAAAACCCTTTTGAACGATCTTGATGCGATCAGAGATGTAGCTGATTTTGAAGAAAGGAAACAAAGGCTTGATCGGTTAATAAGACGTAACGATGTCCGTCGATTGGGTATCAAATACGATGATACGGGAGATTCAAAATCTGAAAATGATGATGATACAAATGAAACAAAAGTCGCTGACTTAAGCCAATTCACACCCAAAGAATCTGCGTTATTGAGTCGAAAATTTGACAAGATCAGCGAGTTAGTGGCCGAATTAAAAAAAGGAAATGTGGTAGTCATTGGCGATTTGCATGGTAATTCGGATCCGTTTGATTACGCGACGTTACTTATTAAGCTCTCTGGAATGAAGGAAGGGCAGTTGCTTATTGAGGCTCCTCAAGACTTAAATTTGTGGAAGGATCATGAGTTTGATAAAAATATGCGCGATTGGAGTAAGAGAGCCTGGCAGAACCAATTTCAAGCTAACGCGAGCATTAAGGCTCGAGAGCTGAACTGGGATGTAATAGCCGTAGATAATTTAAATATTAAAAACCCACAAGATATTGCATTCAACAATGCTCTAGATCGACAGTACTTAATCGGTACAAGGATTGATAATGCGTTTACCTTGCCAGGTGGGAAAATCATTGTGTTTGGGCGAGCTCATATAGAAGGAACCGCAGGGACCAGATTCCCAGGTAGTTTTGCGGAGTGGACGGGCCATCCATTTTCGGACAGTGTCAAGATAAATGATGACAAAGGCGATCAGCAGGTATGGCTTATAGACAGGAGCAAAGAAATAACAAAGAAAACTGATAAACCAGTGATCAAAAAGGGGCTTGAGGGTAAGTTGCCACGACTGGTATTAAGGGGGCTCAAGCGAAGATTAGCAAAAGGTGACACAAACTTTGAAGGCATCGCAACTACCGCCACATATGCACAGTACGGTATAACGACAGACGAGGTGAGAGAATATGCTGAGAAAGTAACAAAAAAGAAAAAGTAAGCCAGGTAGGATGTGGTGCGTTAGGCCCTGCCATAACGCACCCTGTCACTACTCATACCCCCTTTACCCCCATCGCGCCATCATCTGTTCACATATGTCTCTATGCGGTAGCAAATAGCATGTGAAAAGTAAAAAGACAGGTAGGTTGCGTTAGTAAGCGCGTAACGTACCAAATTTATGAACCACAAAGGAGTTCCATACTCCCATGACCACCCCAGCTCCCACCCACAAGTGCAACCTACCCACCAGCTGGCATCAAACCCTCAAAACCCTTTGCCAGAGACCCATCAACGCCCAACAAAGACACTACTATCTCACCTTCCTACGCAAAAAACTTTTCCCAAACCCCAATCCAGAAAACAACCACACGTTCATCACCATCCTACCCACCACCACCATTCTCCTTTTAATCAAAGCTTGTCAGCACCTCAAAGACTGGCCCCTGATCATCCACTGCTGCGAAGAATACCAAAACCGCCTCAATCGAGCCGTCACCAACCCGCTATCCCGCCACAGCCTCAACAACCTGCACCTGCTCAGTCAGGCATATCAACACCTCGGCCTGTATGACCTAGCCCAACACACCCTGCAGCAGGCCATTAACCACAGTGGGCAGCCTCCTCAACCCTTACTCGACGCTTACCAACAACTACAAAAACAAACCACAGCCCTGCCCAACGGCATCGACACCCTGCAGGTTGACCCACTCATCCTCACCCCCCTACAAAGCCATCACGAAGACAACTTTCGCTGGCAATACGCCGACCCCACCATCGCCGAACTCTGCAACCTGCCCGACTTCAACCAAGATGACGAAGAAGACTGGCAACAATGGCTCCGCACCAACCAAACAGCCGCCAAACACCTGTTTGCCGTCAACCACCGTCACTGGGGCTTTATCGGCTCTGTCGGCCTCGAACACTTCAAAGACGTTGGCTTTTTTCACTACTGGCTCGGCAAAGACTTTCGGGGCCAGGGCTACGGCCCCCAGGCCGTCACCATCCTCCTCGACTGGGCGCGCCGTTACTTAGGCCTACGCTGCTGCTATGCCACCACCTATCGCGACAATATTCCCTCCCGCAAAGCCCTGGCCAAAATTGGTTTTCAGCCTATCCCCCTAAAAGTCATTCTCCCCGATAGCCCCGACTATGAAGAAGATCTGTTCTATCGGGGCAATCACCAAAGCGATAGAACCTTATTTTCTGAAATAAGCCGATTGTTTATAGAACGTGATTTCGAAGGACAGGTAGTTCTGGCAGAGGGGCGGCGGGGAGATATTACACTGGCGGCGTGAGAGAAGGACACGTAATAAGTAACGAGTAACAAGTAGCGAGTGGTAAACAATGAGAATTCAATAGCATAAATCGATTATTTATAAACAGAAAACTCAGCTCATCCAAACTTTTGACCTTTTGCCTTTCACTCTTTATTTCCTAACCGTCACATCTTAATTTTCACCCAAACCATCAAACACCCCCCATGGCTCACAGTATCGGCAAAAAAAGAAGACGATACTCCCGACAACGCACCCATAACGGCTGCGCCCCTCTCTCGCAACCATCCCTCAGCACCCTCGATAGCCTCGACCACGACCACCGAGGCTATTGCATTGCAAATGCCCAACCGTTGTCCCAATCCCTACTGTGGACCCTGCAGCGAGACTACTTTACCCAGCGTGGTATCAAAGCCTGGTCCCAGGGTGAAGTGCCTCACTACATCACCAGCAACCCCACCATTGCCACTGCCTACGCTGAAATCGTCTTCGCCAATTGGCAAGATCAAACCCAGCAAATCACCAGTGCCCAGTCCTTCTATCTATGTGAACTCGGTGCAGGCTCCGGACGCTTTGCCTTTCAGTTCCTCACTCACTTCACTCAGCTCTGCCAAAAATACCAAGTTCCCCTCACCCACTTCCGCTATATCCTCACCGACTTTGCCCAGGCCAACCTCGACGCCTGGGAGCGTCATCCCCAATTCCAACCCTTTTTCCAGCAGGGCATCCTCGATACCGCCCGCTTTGACATCAACCACGACGACCATCTCACCCTGCACCATAGCGGCAAAACTATCAGACCCGGCACCCTTGAGCGGCCCCTAGTGGTGATTGCCAACTATCTCTTTGACAGCATTCCTCAGGATCTGTACTACATCGACCAGGGGCAGATCCACACCTGTCTGGTCTCCCTCTTTTGCCAACAAAATCCAAAAACCCTTGATACGGCAACACTACTGGAGCATATCGAACTCCACTACGACTACCAACCCACCGATCTCACTCGGTTAGATCCCACTCTGCAGGCTCTACTGCGCCACTACAAAAATCGCCTCACCGACACCCACCTGCTAGTTCCCACCCTTGGCTTACTCTGTCTCAAACGACTGCAGGCACTCTCCCAACAAGGGCTGCTCCTACTCTCTGCTGACAAGGGCAAACTCGACCTCAGCCAACTCCAGGGCAATCGTCCCCCCAGACTGGTGACCCACTACGGCTGTTTCTCCCTCAGCGTCAACTACGGTCTATTCCAAACCCTTTGCCAGCAACAGGGGGGCATTGCCCTGATGCCGACCATCCACCACAGCCTCTGCGTCATCGCCCTGATCATGGGCCATCATCCAGAGCGCTACCGCCACACGCAGTGGGCCTACGATCGCTACGTGCAAACCTTTGGCCCCGACGACTTTTTCCGCATTACCAAACATGTACGCCACACACTGGACCAAACAACGGTGGCCGACATCCTGGCCTATCTGCGCCTCAGCCAGTATGACAGCCATCAATTTAATCGCTACCTACCCCGACTGCGGCAGCTTGTCCCAGATATTACTCCCCAGGAACAGATCGCTGTCCTAACCGCCATCGACCAAGTTTGGCAGCGCTACTTCCCCATCGGTGAAGACAATGATTTTGCCTTTGAGTTAGCCCGTTTTTGCTTTCAACTCGAGGACTACAGACGGGCCATGAACTACTTTGAACAATCAATTCAATTCCATGGTCCACAGATTAACACCCTGTTTAATATGGCCTTGTGCTGTCAGCAACTAGAGCACAGCCATCAGGCAAACACCCTCCTCAAACAAGTGCTCAATCTAGATCCTGACCACAAACAGGCTAGAGAGCTATTGGCCCATAGGGATGGCAGGGGGCGATCGTCCAGAAAGTTAACTGCTATGTAATCAGTCAAATTTATTTTACTAACTAAGCTTCACCACCTACGTAATGATGATGAGTTTCCCACCATGAGCACTACCACCTCTTTTTCTTCCCGAGACGCTTGGGAGGCCGAGATACAAGACAATCCGTTAACCATTGAAACTTTTGATGCAGAGCGTCCCCGCACATTAATTTATAACGACACAAATACCGTAGGTGTACTCGAAATTGAGACGGTACGACCGACGGGCGCGACGGGCAGTATGGTTATCATCGACGCAACCAACTCTCACGCGTTTAAAGACACCACCTCCCTTTACCTTGGCCTCGATGGTAACCCCCAGGCATCCTTGACCATTCACTTTCCCCAACCCGTCCTGGCCTGGGGGGTGGACTACTCAGCCCCCAAGTCCGTTGGTGACTCAGCCCAGGTCACCTTTAATGAGGATACCTATGACTTTCCGGCCACCAACGCCGAGGGTTTTATTGGTTTTGTTAGTGATACCCCCATCTCCTCCATCCTGATCCAGAATCCTGGCAGCAACTTTGCCACCCTGGTGCTGGATGATTTTTCATTTATTACCGGTCCCCGCATTACCAGCCCCACTGACGGTGCGATCGTCACATCGGGGGATTCTGTACTCTTTTCCGCCATTCCCGCCGAGGTTACCGAGCCCACCTGGACCTCCAGTATCGATGGTGTGCTAGGCAGTGGTACTAGCCTTTCGTCGGATCTGCTCTCGACCGGCATTCATCAGATCACCATAACCGACGGCTCCTCTGAGTCCACCTTCCTACTCGCAGTGCTGGATTTAGCCCAAGCGGTACAAGTTGAGACCGGTCTCCAGGGTCCTCAAGGCGAACAAGGACTCCAGGGTGAAAAGGGACCTCGGGGCGAACAAGGGGAACAGGGACCCCAGGGTGGGCAAGGGGAACAGGGACCCCAAGGTGAGCAAGGCGAACAAGGACTCCAGGGGGAACAAGGCGAACAAGGACTCCAGGGGGAACAAGGACCTCAGGGTGAGCAAGGCGAACAAGGGCCTCAAGGCGAGCAAGGCGAACAGGGACTCCAGGGTGAACAAGGGGAACAGGGACCCCAAGGTGAGCAAGGCGAACAGGGACCTCAGGGCGAACAAGGGCCTCAAGGCGAACAAGGGGAACAGGGACCCCAGGGTGAGCAAGGGCCTCAAGGCGAACAAGGGGAACAGGGACCCCAGGGTGGGCAAGGGCCTCAAGGCGAGCAAGGGGAACAGGGACCTCAGGGCGAGCAGGGTGAACAGGGACTCCAAGGTGAACAGGGATCCCAGGGTGAGCAGGGGGAACAGGGACCTCAGGGCGAGCAGGGTGAACAAGGGCCTCAAGGCGAACAAGGGGAACAGGGCCCCCAGGGTGAGCAAGGGGAACAGGGACCCCAGGGCGAGCAGGGTGAACAAGGGCCGGCAGGAGTTGTCGACACCGAAACCCTTGAAGCCTTACAAAGTTCAATCGATGTACTGACTCAACAGGCCGAGTGCCAACGTATATTCTCTGTCCTAGAATTTGTCGATGCGTTACAGCTAGTCCTGGATGAGAACTCAGCAGAGGATGATTATATTGCGCTTGATCAATCCATGGCTGAAAGGCTGAGTATCAATGTTGATAATGCCATCAGCTGTGTTGAGAGTATTACCAACCTTTCAGTCCAGCTGACAGAAAAAGAGACTGAAGAAGTTGATCTCGAGATCATTTTGTACGACACCGACAACGATAAGCTGATCGCCATCCTTCAGGAGGGTACTCAGATCTCAGAAGAAGATATTGATGACGTGAAGATTACGATCTCAGCCTCCATCCCTGAAAACAGCCCCTTCTATGGCAAGGTAGGAAGCGTGGATATTAATCTCAATGATGGTGAGCATAGTAAAGTTGAAAATGTAGCGCCCTACAGTCTGTTTGGAGATGATGACGACAAGAATGTCTTAGTTGGCAAAGAAGATGTTCTGAATGAGGGTGCTAACACCGTTACATTTACCCTATATGCTAAGAGCAGCAGACGAGGAACGCCACTGGGAATTATCACTCGCAATTTCACCGTCATCGATGATGATTGAAGAGGGTAGTTCTATTGTTGGAACAAGGGGCAGCAGGCCGAAGTGGCCTATGGTTAGGCAATGATGTTCTAGACCTTTGGTTCAAGTGAGAAGATCAGGGTAGTCGTTTTCTCTGCTCTGCTATGGCTTGGCTACCGAAGTTATCCGCTGTCCACCTTGCCAAGGGGAGAATGTTGTCAAGCATGGTCAATCGAAAGATGGCAAACAACGTTACAAATGCCGTAATTCCAATTTTTGTGTAAGTTCTGGTTTTGGGCAGGCGTAATCAGGGGTTTCAGCCTGATCAAGCACGGTTTTCTGACCACTCACCCTTTATCCCGAACGAAGCTCAGAAATCCTTCTATTTAATGTAACCCTGCCGGACACGGTGGCTGAGCTACTCGAAAAATGGGCCGACCATGAAGGACGGCCCACAGCTAATTTGGCGGCTTATATTATTGAGACGGCGGTGCGAGAGGCTGAATCGCAGGGAAAGTTTCCAAGCCAGACAGAAGATCGTTGACTTCTATCACTGCCTCATTCACTTAATGCCGAGGTGTTTGGATAATCCAAAGCTGTCTTTGGCTCGCTGAAAATCCTGAGCGATCTCCTGCCGAATCGAGGCAAATCTTTTTACATCTTCCTGAGTCAACCAGGACTCAATCTGATAGAGCGTCTGGCCTTTTTGCTGCTGAGTCCGCAATGTCAGAATTGTCTCCGGCAGGTGATTGGCATCCCCCTTGAACTCGATATTCAGATTGCGTCCTCGTTCCACAATCGTATAGAAGTGCTTGCCCTCAAATACTCGCTGGCCTCGGGGTTGTCCCTGGCAAAACCGTTCCAAGAGCAGCACAGCGGTTCCCGCAATCTGCTCCTGCGTCTTGCGGTCAACTGAGATAGGAGTTCTGGGCGGCGGTCGGTTCATGTCAGGTCATTGATGAAGGGATTGAGCCCCGCCATGATGGCCGCATCTTCGCCGAGAAATTCACGCAGTGGTTCGTCTATTGGCCCACTATCAGATGTCGGCCGACTGGGTGAGTTTGACGTAAGCTCTACCCTGCCGGGTTCGGCTTTTCTAAATGAATCAGAATCGTTGACAGGCGGTCGGGCAGCAAAACCATTCTTTTGACTAGCTCTATCTGCTGAATAAACCGTTGCTGCAGGCATTGCTCCCGAGCCAAGCTGCCCGTTAGCCAGGACTTCCAGGGTCAGTAATTCTGGAAGAAACTGTTCTTTAATTTCCAGAATCTGAGACGTCAGCTGCCGAACTGATCGCATCGCCTGCCGCCGAATGTCTTCTGCTGGGGCTTCGACTGACTCCATCGCAAAGGGACCATAAAATCCGTTCAACGCCGATCGCGTGCGAGCATGAAGGTCATGGCGCGATCGCCCACGACAATAGTCGATGACTGCCACATCTAATTCATCCTGACTGGAGTACTGAATTCGGGCTTTGGTTCTGAATGCTTGGGTCATACGTCCAAGTCCTTAATTTTGGGAGAGCTGGTTGAGGCGATCGCTAGCGGGACTGAGCCGGGACTGTGCTGTACATGAATGTTTTGAACAGGCCATAGACGTCAGCCCAGCGCACACTGGTAATCAAGTCCAGCTCCGCTGTTCCCTCCTGCCCCCGGAGCACATCAGTCATTTCCGGCCTCAAAGTCTCAGCCCAAGTGATTTGCTGAGTGAGTCCCCGCTGGTCAAAAAATTGCTCCAGCTCTGAACGAATGACATAGGCGGCTCCTCCACCCACAATCACATCAACTTCGGCAGATGGCATCCACTCAATTAAGAACTGATTGACTCGCTCCAGGTAAAACTCACGAGCATAGATGCAGGCTTGAGTCAGATCGAGGGCTTCCTGCCGACCCGGAATCTGAAACGTCTCGTACTCCTGAAGAATTGCTTCGAGCAAAGCTGGATCATCGGGCGCGACACCGGGCAGTTCAGTCGCACATTGCTTCAGATACTCAACAAACCCTGGCCCTTGAGAGGTGCTGTTGGTTTCCTGGGGTGTGCTGCCTTTCTCAAAGGTGAGGATGGAGAGATTGCGGTGGCCAAACATCAAGACGATGACGGTGCGATCGCGAATACTGACACCTGATTTAGCTAACTGCAATCCCTTTGCCAAATAAAGCCCACCTCCCTCCGGCTGCATCTCAATTCGTTCTAGCTGCCCAGAGAGGACTTTGCCGCGAAAGCTGAATTCGGAAATCGCTCCCTGAAGTTGGGCTTTGAGTTCTTTCCGGTCCTGCCAATATTCCTCCAGCGGTAGCAGCAGGCCTAAATGAACGTCGAACTCATTACCAGAGTTCTCGGGATCCCGTTTACTCAATATCTTGTCGGCGATAACGCCCAAGGTAGCCAGGATTTTGTAGACAGCGCGATCTCGTTTCGGCAACGCTAGACCAGAGTCACCTTTTTGGGCGATCGCGAGTGCCCCAACTGCGTAGGTGCCGTTACCAACCGTGATGTAAGCACTATCTTCCGGTTCCTGACTGGTGAGTCCGCCTAACGTGAGGCGATCTAGTCGGGCAGGATTGAGCCGAGCCACCTGCGGAGCCAGGTGCAGTAATTCAGGTTTACGGTGCCAATAAAAACACTTGGTCGCTGAGCTACCCATATCGATGTAAGTCTGGATTTTTGCAGTCATAAATAGAGGCCAATAACGACTTGTCATCAACAACATGAAGGTGTTTAGAGAGCCCTGTTATTGCTGAATGACACTCTCATTTTGGCCAGTCGTTTTAATTCACGACTTAATCACGGTTGAATTGTGATTTCTAGTAAATTTCATCAATGACATGATGCTGATTGCTTCGGTACTGAAGTGTTGCAGCACGGCTTGATCACGACTTAATTCATGAGTAAAAAGATCTGGAGGCCACAATCGAAAAGATTCATGCCATTATTCACAACTTGAAAACGGCTCTTTCACGACTTGAAAACGACTTGCCAGAATTTGTTGCTCTGGTTGAACTAGACTCACTCACGATTGTGATTTTCAAGAACTAATTTCACAGTCTTTCTGCTGACCGAAAGTCGACTTTCTATCTGAGCTAAAACTGAAGACATTAGCGTGTTGTTTTCAACAGCAAACTCCTGGAAGAGAACGACAGGCAACTGGATATGGGGGCTACGCCACTCCACTGCGTTTCGTCGCTTCGCTTCCACACACCACGCCCAGCCCTGGGCCAGGGGATCCTGGAAACCCCACACAGCAAAGGCTGCGGTCGTGGGCAGGAATCACCACTCATGTTCACAATTCACGAAAAGACTGATGGGAAAAGGATTTAGCGTATCGCTGCCCCTAGAAGAGGCCGCAGCGGTAGAAAAAGAGGCCAATCGGCTGGGGCTTCCCGCCGCCAGCATCATTCGGTTGATGATGCGTGACGGTCAGCAACGTCGAGAACTGGAGCAGCAGATGGATGACATGAAGGCTCGCATCGAGCGATTGCAGCTGCAGTTTCAAGGATTGCAAATTCTGCTGGAGACGATCGCGCTGGAGCAAGCCAATGCCCGAGGACCGCAAGCGCTGGCAAACCGGAAGGCACTGATCCAGGAAATTCGTAAACGCCAAGACCGGATAGGCGATTAGGAGGTGGGTCATGCTCAGCCTGACAGTAATCAGTGCAAACCAAGGCGAGACCTATTACACCGCCGAGAATTACTACTCAACCGAAGAGAACCAGACACACTCCCACTGGTCGGGCAAGGGAGCCAGAACTCTGGGGTTGTCGGGTCAGGTGCAAGGCGGTGACTTCAAGAATCTGCTTCACGGTTACAGTCCAAACGGAGACAAGTCCCTGGCGGGTCGGAAGATCAATCCCGAAAAGCATCGGGCAGGCATTGACCTGACCTTTAGTGCGCCGAAGAGCCTTAGTTTGGCAGCCTTGGTCGGGGGCAGCGAAGCATTGGAGCAGGCCCATCGCACGGCGGTGGCCCGAACTCTGGCAGTTATCGAGGAGCGGTATGCCCAGACGCGGGTGCGGACGGAGAAGGGCCGTAAAGCGATCGCCACCGGCAATCTCATCGTGGCCCAGTTTCACCACGACACCTCTCGTGAGAAGGATCCGCAGTGGCATACCCACTGCGTTGTCATCAATGCCACTCAGCTTGAAGATGGACGCTGGCAGTCTCTCCACAACGACATTTTGTTCAAGCAGCAGAAACTGCTGGGGATGATTTACCAGAACGAACTGGCGGTGGAAGCACAGCGGCTAGGCTATGCCATTGCCCCCAGGGCCAATGGTCAGTTTGAACTGCAGGGGTATCGACTAGAAGATCTGCAAACCTTTTCCAAACGGCGGGAGCAGATTCTGGCGGCGGTAGGAGAGAGCGCTACGCCTCAAGAGCGGGAATTAGCCACTCTGA
It contains:
- a CDS encoding SAM-dependent methyltransferase, translated to MAHSIGKKRRRYSRQRTHNGCAPLSQPSLSTLDSLDHDHRGYCIANAQPLSQSLLWTLQRDYFTQRGIKAWSQGEVPHYITSNPTIATAYAEIVFANWQDQTQQITSAQSFYLCELGAGSGRFAFQFLTHFTQLCQKYQVPLTHFRYILTDFAQANLDAWERHPQFQPFFQQGILDTARFDINHDDHLTLHHSGKTIRPGTLERPLVVIANYLFDSIPQDLYYIDQGQIHTCLVSLFCQQNPKTLDTATLLEHIELHYDYQPTDLTRLDPTLQALLRHYKNRLTDTHLLVPTLGLLCLKRLQALSQQGLLLLSADKGKLDLSQLQGNRPPRLVTHYGCFSLSVNYGLFQTLCQQQGGIALMPTIHHSLCVIALIMGHHPERYRHTQWAYDRYVQTFGPDDFFRITKHVRHTLDQTTVADILAYLRLSQYDSHQFNRYLPRLRQLVPDITPQEQIAVLTAIDQVWQRYFPIGEDNDFAFELARFCFQLEDYRRAMNYFEQSIQFHGPQINTLFNMALCCQQLEHSHQANTLLKQVLNLDPDHKQARELLAHRDGRGRSSRKLTAM
- a CDS encoding IS1 family transposase: MATEVIRCPPCQGENVVKHGQSKDGKQRYKCRNSNFCVSSGFGQA
- a CDS encoding GNAT family N-acetyltransferase, translated to MTTPAPTHKCNLPTSWHQTLKTLCQRPINAQQRHYYLTFLRKKLFPNPNPENNHTFITILPTTTILLLIKACQHLKDWPLIIHCCEEYQNRLNRAVTNPLSRHSLNNLHLLSQAYQHLGLYDLAQHTLQQAINHSGQPPQPLLDAYQQLQKQTTALPNGIDTLQVDPLILTPLQSHHEDNFRWQYADPTIAELCNLPDFNQDDEEDWQQWLRTNQTAAKHLFAVNHRHWGFIGSVGLEHFKDVGFFHYWLGKDFRGQGYGPQAVTILLDWARRYLGLRCCYATTYRDNIPSRKALAKIGFQPIPLKVILPDSPDYEEDLFYRGNHQSDRTLFSEISRLFIERDFEGQVVLAEGRRGDITLAA
- a CDS encoding ParM/StbA family protein; this encodes MTAKIQTYIDMGSSATKCFYWHRKPELLHLAPQVARLNPARLDRLTLGGLTSQEPEDSAYITVGNGTYAVGALAIAQKGDSGLALPKRDRAVYKILATLGVIADKILSKRDPENSGNEFDVHLGLLLPLEEYWQDRKELKAQLQGAISEFSFRGKVLSGQLERIEMQPEGGGLYLAKGLQLAKSGVSIRDRTVIVLMFGHRNLSILTFEKGSTPQETNSTSQGPGFVEYLKQCATELPGVAPDDPALLEAILQEYETFQIPGRQEALDLTQACIYAREFYLERVNQFLIEWMPSAEVDVIVGGGAAYVIRSELEQFFDQRGLTQQITWAETLRPEMTDVLRGQEGTAELDLITSVRWADVYGLFKTFMYSTVPAQSR
- a CDS encoding collagen-like protein, which codes for MSTTTSFSSRDAWEAEIQDNPLTIETFDAERPRTLIYNDTNTVGVLEIETVRPTGATGSMVIIDATNSHAFKDTTSLYLGLDGNPQASLTIHFPQPVLAWGVDYSAPKSVGDSAQVTFNEDTYDFPATNAEGFIGFVSDTPISSILIQNPGSNFATLVLDDFSFITGPRITSPTDGAIVTSGDSVLFSAIPAEVTEPTWTSSIDGVLGSGTSLSSDLLSTGIHQITITDGSSESTFLLAVLDLAQAVQVETGLQGPQGEQGLQGEKGPRGEQGEQGPQGGQGEQGPQGEQGEQGLQGEQGEQGLQGEQGPQGEQGEQGPQGEQGEQGLQGEQGEQGPQGEQGEQGPQGEQGPQGEQGEQGPQGEQGPQGEQGEQGPQGGQGPQGEQGEQGPQGEQGEQGLQGEQGSQGEQGEQGPQGEQGEQGPQGEQGEQGPQGEQGEQGPQGEQGEQGPAGVVDTETLEALQSSIDVLTQQAECQRIFSVLEFVDALQLVLDENSAEDDYIALDQSMAERLSINVDNAISCVESITNLSVQLTEKETEEVDLEIILYDTDNDKLIAILQEGTQISEEDIDDVKITISASIPENSPFYGKVGSVDINLNDGEHSKVENVAPYSLFGDDDDKNVLVGKEDVLNEGANTVTFTLYAKSSRRGTPLGIITRNFTVIDDD